CACATGCTCTAACTTATTGACTTCGCATGTTCGAGAAGCTCAAAACCGGTTCCCACTTTTGAGCAACATGCTCTAATAGCCGCGCCGCGCCAGCCAGTCGCGCATCCAGTCGATTTCTTCTTTTTGCGCTGCAATGATTTCGCGTGCCAGTTCGGCAACTTCGGGATCATCACCATATTGCAACACGATTTCGGCCATCACAACTGCACCTTCGTGATGCGGGATCATGCCAAGGATGAAATCCGCATCGGCATCGCCGGTGAATTCGATATCCATGTCTTCATGCATGGCCGCATTGGCCGCGATATAGGCCAGCGTTGCATCGCTTGCGCCATCAGGCGCAGGTGCCATGTCATGCCCTGCATGTGCATCATGCCCGCCATGGCCACCATGATCACCGTGCGACATATGAGAGGATGCAAACCCAATCCCCGTAACCAATGCCCCACCTGCCGCAAAGGCAAGAACCCCGGTCAGAATTTGTGCTTTCAGTGTCATGGTATCCCCTGTTTTCCAATATTGGATACGCATAGCACCCTCCAGCAGATGGAAGGGAAAACACATCTGCGTGAAGGGTCAGTCGCAGGCTTTCAATGCCTCTGGCAGGACGCGTGCGAAAACCTGCAATTCCGCCGGGGGCGCGGCACTGACACGGATACACCTGTCCATCGGCGCAACAGTTGGCATGCGCACAAACACATCACGCGCCATCAATTCACGCAGCAGCGCGCGGGCGAAATCACCGTCGCGCCCGCAATCCATGGTCACGAAATTCGTGGCCGACGGCAGTGCATGCAACCCGTTATCGGCGGCAATCCGGCCCAGTTCTGCGCGCGCGGCGTCAAGCTGTGTCTGGACTTGCGCAAGCCATGCCTGATCTTGCAGCGCCGCCAGCGCGCCCGCCTGCGCAATGCGCCCCATGCCGAAATGATTGCGGATACGGTCGAACATGGCAATCAGCGGGGCCGCGCCAATCGCATAGCCCACCCGCAAGCCCGCCATGCCATACAGCTTGGAAAATGTGCGCATGCGGATGACACGCATATCATCGGGGTCCAGCGCGGGGGCGGTCCCGTCAGGGGCGGCATCGACATAGGCTTCGTCCAGCACCAGCAGCGTGCCATCCGGCACAGCGTCAATCATGCGCTGGACAATGCGCGCGGAATGCCAGCTGCCCATCGGGTTGTCGGGGTTGCAGAAATACAAAAGCTTCGCGCCGACGTCTTCTGCACGGGTCAGCAGGGCGGCGGGGTCCTGATAATCATCGCGGTAAGGCACCTTGTGCAGCACGCCCCCGAACCCCGCCACATGGTAGTTAAATGTCGGATAGGCCCCGTCGGATGTGACAACCGGATCACCCTTGTCCACCATGATGCGCACCAGCAACCCCAACAGCCCGTCGATCCCTTCGCCGATGA
Above is a window of Roseinatronobacter sp. S2 DNA encoding:
- a CDS encoding DUF305 domain-containing protein yields the protein MTLKAQILTGVLAFAAGGALVTGIGFASSHMSHGDHGGHGGHDAHAGHDMAPAPDGASDATLAYIAANAAMHEDMDIEFTGDADADFILGMIPHHEGAVVMAEIVLQYGDDPEVAELAREIIAAQKEEIDWMRDWLARRGY
- a CDS encoding pyridoxal phosphate-dependent aminotransferase; amino-acid sequence: MDEPRYTDLLKSLPATVPFVGPEAHMRAAGRPFVARLGANESGFGPSPHAVAAMQAAAADVWMYGDSECHDLRHALAAHHGVGAENIIIGEGIDGLLGLLVRIMVDKGDPVVTSDGAYPTFNYHVAGFGGVLHKVPYRDDYQDPAALLTRAEDVGAKLLYFCNPDNPMGSWHSARIVQRMIDAVPDGTLLVLDEAYVDAAPDGTAPALDPDDMRVIRMRTFSKLYGMAGLRVGYAIGAAPLIAMFDRIRNHFGMGRIAQAGALAALQDQAWLAQVQTQLDAARAELGRIAADNGLHALPSATNFVTMDCGRDGDFARALLRELMARDVFVRMPTVAPMDRCIRVSAAPPAELQVFARVLPEALKACD